ACAGTTAATGGAATCGGAGAACGTGCAGGTAATGCATCCTTAGAAGAATTAATTATGGCTCTTAAAATATTATATGGTAAAGATTTAGGCTTTAAAACAAAATACATTAAAGAATTATCTGAACTTGTATCAAAAGCCAGCAACCTTGAAGTACCATATAATAAACCAATTGTTGGTAAAAATGTATTTAGACATGAATCTGGAATCCATGTTGATGCAGTTATTGAAGAACCATTAACCTATGAACCATATATTCCTGAATTAGTAGGGCAAAAAAGACAGCTTGTTTTAGGAAAACACTCTGGTTGTAGAGCTGTAAAAGCAAAATTAGATGGCTGCGGATTAGAAGTAAGTGATGATGAACTTATTGAAATCGTTAAAAAAGTAAAAGAAAGCAGAGAAGAAGGAAAATACATTAACGATGATGTTTTCAAAGAAATAGTAAAAAGCTGTAGCAAAGAAGAGTAGGCGAAATCTATGAATATTACTGAAAAGATTTTATCAAAAAAAGCTGGCCATGAAGTAGTTCCTGGCGAAATAATTGAAATTGATGTTGATTTGGCTATGTCACATGATGGAACATCTCCACCAGCTATTAAAACTTTTGAAAAAATAGCTGATAAAGTCTGGGACAGCGAAAAAATAGCTATTGTCTTTGATCATAACATTCCTGCAAATACAATTGGATCTGCAGAGTTCCAAAAGGTTTGCAGAGATTTCATAAAAGAACAAGGCATTAGTAAAAATTATATTCATGGAGAAGGTATCTGTCACCAAGTTCTTCCAGAAATGGGTCTTGTTGAACCTGGAAAAGTTATTGTAGGTGCAGATTCACATACTTGTACTTATGGTGCTTTCGGAGCATTTTCCACAGGTATGGGGGCTACTGATTTAGCAATGGTATATGCTACAGGTAAAAACTGGTTTATGGTTCCTGAAGCAAATAAAATGGAAGTCATTGGAGATGCAGATGAATACATTGCACCAAAAGACATTATCTTAAATATTATCGGAGATATGGGAATAGCTGGTGCTACTTATCAGACAGCTGAATTCTGTGGAGAAGTCATTGAAAATATGGGTGTTGAAGGAAGAGCAACCATGTGTAATATGGCTATTGAAATGGGTGCTAAAAATGGAATTATGGAACCTAACTCAGATGTAATTAATTATGTCTGCAAGAGAACTGGTAAAACTGAATCCCAATTAGACATTGTAAAATCTGATAAAGACACCCCATATAAAAGAGAATTAACCTATGATATTACAGATATGGAACCTCAAATAGCTTGTCCAAATGATGTGGATAATGTTAAAGACATATCCAAAGTCGAAGGAACAGCTATTGACCAATGTTTAATCGGTTCCTGTACAAATGGTAGATTATCTGATTTAAAAGATGCATATGAAATCTTAAAAGGTAAAGAGATTAATAATGATGTTAGACTTTTAATCTTACCCGCTTCAAAAGAAATATACAAACAAGCAATGGATTTAGGTTACATTGAAACTTTCCTTGATGCTGGAGCAATTATTTGTAATCCTGGATGTGGACCTTGCCTTGGTGGGCATATGGGAGTATTATCTGAAGGAGAAGTTTGTATTTCAACAACAAACAGGAACTTCAAAGGCAGAATGGGAGATCCGAAATCCCAAGTATACCTATCTAATGCAAAAGTGGTTGCTGCATCAGCTATTGAAGGAGTTATTACCCATCCAAAAGATTTATAATTGATTAAAATGGCCTCTAAAAATGAAGCTAACCAAGGATTAATTGAAAAAATAAATAGTGTTGAAAAAGAACAGTCAAGAACTTTTTCAAACACTCAAAAAATTCTTTTAACAACAGACGGATCAATTACAGCTATTTTAGATGTGCTCTATGGAAAAATCACCTTAACAACCCTTGAACAACATTTTGAAAAGGCAACAGAATCTACATCAAAATATGTCAATGTGGAAGTAGGTGATGAGATAAATTATAGGGAAGTTATAATGCATAAAGATGATAAACCTTTAATTTATGCACTTTCCCATGTTCCTCTAAAAAGAGTCAGTAATGAAATTAGAGAAGATTTAATTAGAGCAGATATCCCAATTGGAAGAATTTTAAAAAATTATCAAATTGAATCAAGAAGAGAAATCAATAATATTTACATTGAAAAACCAAATGAAACATTAAAAAATCTTTTTAAAACAGATGAAGACATGCTTGCAAGAGACTATGTGATTATAAACAACAAGGATATTTTAATGTGGATTAAAGAGGTATTTCCAATAAGTAGCTTTACAAAAATTTAAGGTGGTAAAAATGGGTGTTAAATTAAAAGACATTATAGAACCGGAATCAATTAATTTTAAGTATCTTGAAGGTCGCACAATAGCTATTGATGCATTTAATACCCTTTATCAATTCTTATCAAGCATTCGCCAAAGAGATGGAACTCCATTAATGGACTATGATGGAAATATAACCTCTCATTTAAGTGGAATCCTTTATAGGAATGCATCAATTGTTGAAAAAGGGATGAAGCCTATCTACATTTTTGACGGAAAATCATCACAACTTAAAAAGAATACTGTTGATAAAAGAAGAGAAATACGTGATGAATCTGAAAAAAAATGGAAAGAAGCCCTTGAAAATCATGATATGGCTCAAGCTAAGAAATATGCTTCCCGTTCAGCAAAGTTATCTCCGGAAATTATTGAATCATCTAAAAAATTATTGGATTTAATGGGAATTCCATATATTGAAGCTGCCGGAGAAGGTGAAGCTCAGGCATCATATATGGTTCAAAAGGGGGATGCATGGGCAGTTTCTTCACAGGATTATGATTGTTTGCTTTTTGGTGCAAATAGAGTTGTTAGAAATTTAACCATTAATTCTAATTTAGGCAATTTGGAATTTTATGAACTTAAAAAAGTTCTTGAAAAACTAGCTATTAGCCAAGAAGATCTCATTAAGATGGGAATTCTCATTGGAACTGATTTTAATGAAGGATTATATAGAGTAGGTGCCAAAACTGCTTTTAAATATGCAAAACAAGGAAAACTTGATGAATCAATAGCTAAATTAGAAAAAGAAACTAATCAAAATATTGATGAAGTTATTGACCTATTTAAAAATCCTAATGTAAATAAAGATTACAAAATTAAATGGAATAAACCAAAAACAGAAGAAGCTCTTATTTTTTTATGTGATGAACATGGTTTTTCCGAAGACAGAGTTGTAAACACTTTTTCAAAACTTAAAAAACTAGACTCTAGTCAAAAAAGTTTAGAAGATTGGTTTTAAGAGAGTATCATAAGCCTTGAGAATTTACAAACCAACCTTCCAACTTTTCAAACTATATTATTTTAAATCCTATATATTTTAACCAACATTAATACTCGGCATACGGTTTCCGTATTCCGATATTACATAATATGCTAATATCTAATATATAAAGTTAATGGAAAAACAAAATTAGTAAGGTGGGAAAAATTCACCAAAAATTTTCTTAGCAAAATCAATAGCTAAATCTACCTGCTTAGGATATAATTCAGCCATCTTATTTTCATAAGATTTACGATTAGGCTCTATAGCTAGTGTTTTTAAAATATTAAAATAAGTATTGAAGGATAGATCCATGTCAAAGTTATACTTAGCAACAACATCATCGTTCAGTTTATCTAAACATGGAAATTCTAAAGTTTTACAGATATTATTAACAGAGAAATATTTTGTTCTGATAATTGGAGAAATAGAACCCATTAACACATGATTTCCCATATCAATTAAAGGAGGAACACCAATGGTATTGAAACGATCCATTGAAGTAAGTTTCTCAAAATTTTTTATGTTGTAACAGTGAAGTTCAGTATAAAAATCTGGTTTTATATCTTCTATTAACTCCAAAATGGTCTTACCCATTGGAGATTCAAAATATTTTTCATCTAAAGTAGAAATATATGGAGATTTATCAAAGTTATAGATAAATATTTGACCTTTGGAAAAGTCTTCCTCTTTAAGCTTATCTAAAAACTTAAAAGCAGTTTTACCTTCATTTCCATGGACTCCACCAACAAACAATTTAGTGGAACCCTCCCCATTATCAATATGTCTAAAATAGCTCATCAAATAAAAATTAGAAAAATAAGATATATAAAAACTACTGTTAATTAATAAAAAAAGAAAAAAATAGAAGGATTATGTTCCTTCATGCCAATCGTTCATGTACTCAACTTGACGATTAGATAATGAGTCTATTTCAATACCCATAGCTTTTAATTTAAGGCTAGCTACAGTGTTATCTATTTCATCAGGAGCTTTTTGAACAGTTACTGGCAATTCATTGTTTAAGATGTATTTAGCAGATAATGCTTGAACAGCAAAACTCATATCCATAATTTCAGCAGGATGTCCTTGACCCCTTGCAGCGGCTAGGTTAACAAGTCTTCCATCAGCTAATAGATAGATTTTTCTGCCGTCTTTCATAGTAAACATTTCAATACTTTCT
This region of Methanobrevibacter woesei genomic DNA includes:
- the fen gene encoding flap endonuclease-1, translated to MGVKLKDIIEPESINFKYLEGRTIAIDAFNTLYQFLSSIRQRDGTPLMDYDGNITSHLSGILYRNASIVEKGMKPIYIFDGKSSQLKKNTVDKRREIRDESEKKWKEALENHDMAQAKKYASRSAKLSPEIIESSKKLLDLMGIPYIEAAGEGEAQASYMVQKGDAWAVSSQDYDCLLFGANRVVRNLTINSNLGNLEFYELKKVLEKLAISQEDLIKMGILIGTDFNEGLYRVGAKTAFKYAKQGKLDESIAKLEKETNQNIDEVIDLFKNPNVNKDYKIKWNKPKTEEALIFLCDEHGFSEDRVVNTFSKLKKLDSSQKSLEDWF
- a CDS encoding chorismate--pyruvate lyase family protein — translated: MASKNEANQGLIEKINSVEKEQSRTFSNTQKILLTTDGSITAILDVLYGKITLTTLEQHFEKATESTSKYVNVEVGDEINYREVIMHKDDKPLIYALSHVPLKRVSNEIREDLIRADIPIGRILKNYQIESRREINNIYIEKPNETLKNLFKTDEDMLARDYVIINNKDILMWIKEVFPISSFTKI
- a CDS encoding DUF2119 domain-containing protein codes for the protein MSYFRHIDNGEGSTKLFVGGVHGNEGKTAFKFLDKLKEEDFSKGQIFIYNFDKSPYISTLDEKYFESPMGKTILELIEDIKPDFYTELHCYNIKNFEKLTSMDRFNTIGVPPLIDMGNHVLMGSISPIIRTKYFSVNNICKTLEFPCLDKLNDDVVAKYNFDMDLSFNTYFNILKTLAIEPNRKSYENKMAELYPKQVDLAIDFAKKIFGEFFPPY
- the hacA gene encoding homoaconitase large subunit, which codes for MNITEKILSKKAGHEVVPGEIIEIDVDLAMSHDGTSPPAIKTFEKIADKVWDSEKIAIVFDHNIPANTIGSAEFQKVCRDFIKEQGISKNYIHGEGICHQVLPEMGLVEPGKVIVGADSHTCTYGAFGAFSTGMGATDLAMVYATGKNWFMVPEANKMEVIGDADEYIAPKDIILNIIGDMGIAGATYQTAEFCGEVIENMGVEGRATMCNMAIEMGAKNGIMEPNSDVINYVCKRTGKTESQLDIVKSDKDTPYKRELTYDITDMEPQIACPNDVDNVKDISKVEGTAIDQCLIGSCTNGRLSDLKDAYEILKGKEINNDVRLLILPASKEIYKQAMDLGYIETFLDAGAIICNPGCGPCLGGHMGVLSEGEVCISTTNRNFKGRMGDPKSQVYLSNAKVVAASAIEGVITHPKDL